TCCTTAATTGTCCAAGTTAATCATTCAAAAGAAGCAAGTAATGCTATTTTTACGCGATTTACTCACTGCTCTAGAATCTGTTGCAACTCCTGAGATGACGAACATCAACAAGAAGGAGATGATGATTTCCATTGCAAAAGATTGTGCATTTGAGCCTGAAGGAACTGTCCCAAAGAACGCCTTGGGAGTAACATCGAACATGACGCATAATGTGCCACTAGCCAATAGTGATCCAAATATTTGTGCAATCATGTAAAGAGGTACCTATAACAATCATTAATCAACGCCCTTAGATTATAAAGAATATCATAGATTCATAGTTTATCAAGCATATAACGTAATGCGCCAATTATATCCAATCGTTCTACAATCCAATTTTCGCAAAATGCTCCAGATCGCAGGGATGGTGGGAAACGTAGCAGGATCGATTAAGATAGTAGCAGGATCAGTAGGATCGTATAGGATTAATGTGACCAGAATAGGATCGGAAGATTCTACTTTTCACTTACATTGGTGCTGAAAATCGGTCAGGATCTCACAAGATCGGAGCAGGATAATGCAGGATCGGTTAGCATCGGTCGATCTCTActattttacttattaaaaatgATCCCTAATGTAACTAAATAACTTTCTCTTTATAAATTGACGgccattagtaaaaaaaaaaaaaaaacaaatggtcaCGTAAACGTGGAAATAGATAAGATTGAACTAACCTCCTTGTAAGGGAAGTGGCGAAATATGGAAAAAGTAAGAGTGACAGCAGGGTTAAAGTGAGCACCGGAAATATGGCCAAGAGAGTAAACCATGACCATAACAATAAGACCCCATGTCACACATATTCCAGGAAATGTGACTATGTCATCGTATAAATTATTCACCACCACAGAGCCACAACCAGCAAATATTATGAAGTATGTACCCATCGCCTCAGCCATTAACTATACAAGcccaaattaaaacaaaatatgtTAGATCAATTATTTGTTTAAAAAATATGATGTTAATTATGTAGAAAGTCTAGTAACCTATGGAGTATTTTTGAAACGTTTCTTACAGATTTTGATATAAATCAACAAGCCTAGTTTAAATGTGATTAAAATTTGTTGTAATACATTCATGACTTTTGTGGCTCATTCAAAAAAGAATTTGATGTAAGTGtataatcttttttttttttttttgtcgaaTTATGAcacaaaaattattattaattcataAAAATTGACTAACCTTTTGTGCGATACAAACCACATATGGAGAAGAACAAAAGGATCCAATTTTGGAGGAGGATTTTCCATTGCATTCTTCAACCCTCAATTCTTCTTCAAAAATTTCATTTGTCTTAGCCATTGTTCAACAACATACAACCAAAAAATTACTGCTAATTCTTTTTTATATACCAAAGAGTATACTTTTACTaataaacttttataaattaatcAGAATAGGTATGATATCCTGATATCGATACCAAGAAatatttatttccttatttaccaaaaaacaaATAggactttgatttttttttttttttttatagtaattGAATGGTTTGATTAAAAAAAGGAAGATTATCTAGTATAATTATTTCTATGTAAAAAAGGGTGGAGTTTAATTAGGGAGTAAAACCATAACTGCTTATTTTTTCATGTTATTACCATTGAATCCGGATAATAGTGAATATTTATCGGATCAACAGTCAGATCCAATTATCCACGTAACATTATTTCAACTTTATCCAGTAATTATAGGTTAGTCTTGTGCGTTACGTCTAGCTAATTTCTATAAAATTACAATACTGAGATTTGAGATTAATATGATGAGTAGGTTTCTTGGATATGTATGTTGAAGCTCAAAGAATCTCAATTTGCCATCTTGCttcatttacaaacttttgtaaaagacggtcttacaggaaagaccgcctCAATGGCACATTAACTGCCACACAAGCTGCCAGGTGAAATGCTGACGTCagcatcaaaaaataaaaatatatataatatttatgtttttttttcatttcattttccAAAACCTAATtcgtttctttctctctcctaaattctcttcccctctctctctcctaaagGAAGAATTGCTCCTCTCTCCTCCGTAACAAAAGGATCGGTGGCGATGGTGGAACTGCCGATCTTTCGGCGGCGTCAGGCTTAATTTTCGGACCTCCACCGCGCCTCGTGTCGGATTATCGTCATTTACCGTCAAAGCGGCTGCAGGTACGGTGGTTTTCGTCGACAAGTCCGAAGCGGAGACGATTGTTTTGAAGTTCAGGATACTCGAAGCCGCCAGCGCCTCCTTGCCACCTCCATAATCAAACCGCCGGAAACTTCAGGTTTTTATTGcttttaggttttttatttaaatttttttgaaactTTAAGCTTATTGGATTTGTGGTGTTCGGTTGGTAGGTAGCGAGCAGTGGTGATAGAGGTAGAAGATCGTTTGCGGTGCGACACGGAAAATAATTTCCTCAACCATGTCAATCGTCGTCTCCGTCGTCTCCGTCGTCTCTGTCGTCGTTCGATTCAACTCGCTCTTGTTGATATATGGTTGCTTGTTGAGGTAATTCTTCATTTAGTTAGGTTTTTTACTTTTAAGTTTGTGTTTTGGAATGTTGATagaatttgattgatttttgaTGTATGTGATGTTATCTCGCAGCGCAGGCCTGAGTTCCTCATCTTTCTGAAAAAACAGTGTGCAAACTAGCTCCATTTTGTTGGTGTTGCGGCGGTGGCGGATGTGACTTGCTGTTGGTTGTGCGGTGTTGTTGGTGGTGTTCGAATGTTTGAACAAATTGCAGAAATAAGTTTGATATTTGAAAGATTATGTGGTTGTTGTTGGTAGgttatgatgatgttgttgttggATGCACTATACAATCAATGATGTAGACATGTAGTAGTGCTGCTGATGCTTTGTTGGATGTCCCTTAGATGCCTTGACAGAGGTGAAGTTCAGGATGGCAGCTTGGTAGCCTCTTCGTTCGTTCATCTCCAGATTTAGTTaatgatttatgtaataattttagttaatttcgTGTAAGCTatgtttaattttgttttaagtTGAGAAAAAATCCATTTTAGTTAAGATATAAAGTTGTTTagttatttttttgtatttacctcaatttttataatttgtattTTGGTGTTGGGCTTCCTAGTTATGAATaactttgtttttgttttagttatgaataaatgctttttagttaagattaaattTGTATTAGTTAAGATTAAATTTCTAAGGTGTAGTTATTATTTCTCGagtattagttaagattttttgagtattagttaagatttttttagtactagttatgattttttgagttttaggtatgattttgtaattttttgttacgattttctaaattttaattaatatttttctagTTTTAGTTATATGTTTTCGAGTTTAGTTACTATTTTCCAAATTTTAGTTATCATTTCAGAAGTTTTAGTCAAGGTTTTATGAGGTTTAGTTATGATTAGTTAATCAATGTAACTAAGTAGTTAactaaattcaattagttaagaacttgaatcaattagttaagcactgaaattaatatttttcagaTATAAAGAAAATATGTGATAAGCtttaaattcaattagttaagcattggacCAATTAGTTacgcaatgaaatcaattagttgagCACTTGACCAATTAGTTacgcaatgaaaccaattagttaagcactgggaccaattagttaagcactgagaCCAATTAGTTACGCAATGAAACATATGATTtagttattttttgcattgaagtcatttttagtttagttaaaaataattatattttagttaagaatttctGAGTTTTTGTTATGATTTTCTTaggtttagttaagaattatttCGTTTTGTTTAagatttttcttacttttttttcttaaaatagTTTTAGTTAACCTTTTCTGAATATTTGTTACTCTGTGTATGTTTTAAAGTTTCAGTTAAGATTTCAAAAGTTGTAGTTAAAATGAAATCGTTTTAGTTAAACaaagaaaccaattagttaaacactggaactaattagttaatcaatgcaaccaattagtaaaacaatggaaccaattagttaagcactgaaactaattagttaagaaatacaaccaattagttaagcaatggagcCAATTGGTTAAGCATTGAggccaattagttaaacactggaataaattagttaagctttgtaactaattagttaagcaatgaaaccaataagTTTACATTATAAAGAAAGTATTAGTTAAGTCtggaatccaattagttaagccttaaatccaattagttaagcaatggaacgaattagtttagcaatggaaccaattagttaagcaatggaacgaattagtttagcaatggaaccaattagttaagcaacgaaaccaattagttaagaaatgaaaccaattagttaagcactgaaactaattagttaagaaatacaaccaattagttaagcaatggagcCAATTGGTTAAGCATTGaggccaattagttaagcactagaatcaattagttaagctttgTAACtatttagttaagcaatgaaaccaataagTTTACGGTATAAAGAAAgtattagttaagcctgaaatttaattagttaagcctgaaatccaactagttaagcaatggaacgaaTTAGTTTAGCAAtggaacgaattagttaagcaaaggaACGATTTAGTTAAAACAATGGAATaagttagttaagcaatgaaaccaattagttaagaactgaaaccaattagttaaacactgtaaccaattagttaaagaatgaaactaataagtttaccgatataaagaaaatatttgataagcctgaaattcaattagttaagcaatgaaaccaattagttaagcactagaaccATTTAGTTAATCAAAGAAACCAATCATTTAAGCAttcaaactaattagttaagttatgtaaccaattaattaagcaattgaactaatcagttaagcaatgtaaccaatAAGTTTACAGATATAAAGAAAGTATTTGTTAACCAACAATTAAAGTATTTGTTAGTCAAGATTTTAGAAgtattagttatgattttagaagTTTTAGTTACATAGGATTTTTTTAATACTATCAGAATTACTCAAATACGTGAATTACAAGTGTGCGGTCATCAAGGTAACACGACTGCTCAAGATAAGGGTTCAAGATTTAGCATAAGTCAAATGTCATCTAAAAGCTTAACAATGCAACTCCACAAACTCAACACGCCACAATGAACAAAGTTGATGcttaaaaacaaatcaatttctTGCTTTGATCTTCAAATCAATTTCAAAGGTACATAAAATCTCACAGATTCAGAAAACTGATGTCAAAAGACGCTGATAATTTGTTgcttataacaaaaaaaaatgcaacAATGTAACTAAAACACTttatttcataactaaatataaaaaaactaaaactaaaacaaaatctATACAAAAAAACTACTGAAGTACTTCATATTTCTTGAAATCCACTGAAATACATATGCGACTCCATTCCTCTCTCCGGCTTCCTCGCCGCCGCTAAATCCCCCATCCTAGAAACAATGACAACATCAAATTCAACTCATCAACGAATTCAAATTAAAAACCACCACCAACGCAACGAATCAGAGacaaatcaaaaataaaaatacctaAATTCAGCACAATTGAGTAGTTCTAAGAAGAACACGATCTAGCTGCACCATCGCAATTTCCAGTCAgaaaatttaaaatcgaaaaaaatcaacaaaagcctaaattataaatcaaaaaaataatcaaaaataatttgaaaaataaaaaaactaaaagaGTTGAAGAATCAAAAACCTAAAAGAATCGAAGAATCGAGGAAAGATGAAAGACTTACATTGAAACGGAATGACGAGGAGGAGCTCCCCTCGGAATCTGGTGCACCTCTTCCATTGAAGGCGGAGACAAAGCTTCCAGACAACCactttgaggagagagaggaagcCAAAGATATTGAGGAGGCGGAGGATTTGAGGAGTTTGAACCAAGATGgaggagagaagagagagaaatgtaTCATTTAGGCTAACAAagaaatgaggagagagaactGGAATTTGGTTTTATTAGCGCGTAAGACCACGCGCGCGTGGTTTTCACTGTTGGTCTTTTCTACACGCGCCCGTAGGGCGGTCCTACCCAAAAGTTGCTGTTCTTCATTTTTAGAGTTAGACGTACTCTCCATCATTTTTACAAATCTATAGGAAATTTTTAAAACATatcttttataaaatatatttaataaatacAAATGCGATTCAAATATCTTTTATAATTTATACTCCGTATGATttaataatcatataaatcatttgAAAATGCTCAATCAACTTATAAATACTGAaactatatttataaaatactccctccgtcccggaatacttgacctgttttccttatcgggccgtctcttaatacttgacctgtttctaaaaatggaaatattctaacaatattatattatttctcactccacccctattaacccacctactccctactccatacaaaaaataattaaaaattcaacccatactctccccaaccccacctcttaacccacctcccactaactacattaaaataataccccactatcaactactacctattaaaataaataagtcaatttaagtcccttaaactctgtgccggtcaaaccgggtcgagtattccgggacggagggagtataaaataattaaaaaaaatatggggtattacaACGCCGGTAGCTTCACGGCCTAGTCATTCCCCACCTAATCACCATCAACGAAGACTCACATGAAGAAAGAGAAGCAAGAGTACGTAGAAAgcactacaaaattatgcatcaattagagatggattttgagacggatacaaTAATGTCTCAAACTTGAGACGGGTTACTAAAATTTGGTctataaattaaaattgagatggaattgtatatggaGTTTCGAAAATTCCGTCTCAAGTTTGTATGGATTTGCAAAAATTTCgtctcaattttttttgagaCGCCCTCTATAGAGACACCTTATTTTCGTCTCACATCCGTCTCTAAGCATCATTCTGAGACGGAGTTGGACTATATAGAGACGGAATTTctcgtctctataaaatgattattttgtagtgaAGCTACCAAGTCGAGTACGTCTATAGGCTAAGGAGTGCACCATATCTGCAAAGGAGAAGAGAAGAAGAGAAGTTGAGTAGTTAGGGGAACGGTCTTTACacgtttattataattatttttatctttCAAAGGCTCAATCttacctactttggtcaagttatgcacatataaggctcgtttgatcattgtaggtcacattttgaataaaatggcttatttcggtctCAACTATCAACTAattaacttaaataagtattttcaaccctttacatgtttaatacatttagttttatgttttaaagactcattctcaacTACTTAGGTCAAGttttgcacatttaaggctcgctTGTTCATtttaggtcacattttgactaaaatgacttatttcgctccaaactttcaactaatgaacctaaatgagtattttaaaccccttacatatttattaggcttattttaatgtttctaagactcattatcCCCTATTGGTCAAGTTAtgaacatttaaggctcgtttgttaaTTGTAGTtcatatttttactaaaatGTCTTATTTCGATcgcaactttcaactaatgaacctaattaaataattattttaagccctttacatgtttgttatacttagttttatcaaaagaagaagaagcatATCAGAAGAAAAGCAAATCATTACCTCGAAGATGCAAGTTTTAATCTAGCATCCTTGACTGTAATCAAATCAATGAGTCGGGGAGCACCCTTCGGTGCATTTACTTTTCAACTGATCACCATGTTTCTCACCATGTTTCTCTTGTTTCTCCTGCATAATTGAAGAGCTGAATTCATTGCTTGTCTATAACACTTATGTTACTAAATCAAAAAAACATAAATTGTGGACACTCAGGTCTACGACTATAAATATGTAAATCTGGATACTATACCATAACAGATCCAAAAATATGGATTTCAATTAAAACAACAAACAAGTTATAATAGGGTAAATTGGCCTACTATACAATTCTATCTCAGTCCAAAACACATAACAAAGGGGACTGGCAGCATAGAAATTTGTTCTAAAAGTCTTACAAAACAAAGATTACCAAACGCATGGAACTGATAAATACTCGTTAAAAACAGTTGATACTGCATTTCAAGATTACAAAGATGAAAACCTTATGatcaaagcagcagcagcagtagcAGGCCAGGAGCATATGTGAAGTCACCTGCAACAAAATTTTCAACCGTTCTAGAGGAGCAACTGTTTTCTGTTACCtgcaattaaataaaataaaagtgagTTGCCTATTGATACGAAATTCACATAATGCAGAGACATTCACCAATTACTTTATTCACAGTCAATTCACTCAGCATGTTGTTGGTAGTCAGATTGTGTCTTACATGTTTCCACGTTTGTAGCAAATATTTTGCAGTACTTACATCCTGTTTCCTCAACTGAATTTAAAGCAGCTATTCTCCAGGTAGTGGACGTTGATTCAAAGTAGCTATTCTCCAGCTATTCTCTATTATTTGTTTGTTTCGAATAATCAAGTTGACTGCTGGAGTGTTGGACGTCGAGTAGCTACTAGCTCTATTGTCTTTTTTAATATGATAACTTGACTGTTCAAGGGATTTCACATCTTGTATCAGTTAGGGTAAAGGATCAAAAGTACATACATTTAACGAAATGGATCGTGTCTTTGTTAATCTCCCTGAAATGCTTTAATCACAGTATCATCCCTGGCCATAAGAGCTTCCATTAGCATGGCCCCTACCGTTTGCTCctaaaaatcaattaaataaaaaaaagttcatGAATATATCCACCAGAGGCCAAAACAAAATCTATAGAGTTCTTAATGAAGTATATGCAATTGAAATATGAAAATTCTTTTACAAAGACTAGAATTATTCGAACACAGGCAATTTATAAGTTATGCTTTAATTAGAACAGCCTGCTTATGATTCGAAGAGTCTTTTAGCTAGCCTCCCGTTCGGCTGTCCCATATTTTCCTAAGAAAAGAAACCTAATTGCATATTTTCATCAACCATAAGAGTTATAACAACCAATACCTCTTCCGGAGAGAAAAAATGAAGGCAAAAAGAAATTCCTACCAAGAAATACATGCGCTTTATAGAGGTTAAGAAGTGAAGAGGGTGCCAAAAAAGGAGTAGGCAACATCATTAAATCACTAGCAGTAGACATGGAGCATGGAAGAAAATTAATATTAGTTTCTCTTTAACACTTTCACTTTCCTTATGCCATCCTACAATAATCTGCAGTTGTTACAGTATTTTTTATAGACTATTATATTATAACCTAAGAATGATATTTTTGTACGGTGCCAGGAATACGAATAAATCAATATATTGAACCATCTTATAAATCATTGAGGaaaaaactgaaggaaataatgcccttggtccaagtatgcattctatgttaagtctaataaatgcggttcagtattaattaacaagttaataattcagtgagatcaagtgagctgaatgcctagctagaggccgcttcagttcaagtggaattaatgatattaatccacagcttactcttgactgaacccgtagggtcacacaaatagtacgtaaacggatcaagtatttaatggcataaatactccatctatggatattcggaatcgacggatcttggtttcagtgggagctgagatcgtcacaggcaagaaatgaatactccggaaacgatgatattgccggaaacggaaatatggatcgtatcggaaatataaatattatccaagtcgtagatgttgccggaaacggaaacatggtacgtatcgggaaatattatcggaaatggaaatattgccggaatcggaaatattgccggaaacagaaatattgtcagaatcggaaatattatcggaatcggaaaataattccggaaacggaaatattaaatatttgttcgaaacggaaattaattccggaatcgaaaatattaaatattgttcgtatcggaaatatattccggaatcgggaatttaatcggaagcgtatcgtacgaataagcatcggacgaggcctgccggacgagggcccagcacgaagccaggccatcgcccagcaagccaagcgcgccacacgaacagccaaggccacgccaggcccagcgcaaggccaggcccagcaggccgtggcagcacgcacagcgcgcgcagctacgagtagtgggctgcgagcattgctgcagctcgcgtgggcttgtagctcgcgtgggccgtgcggccgtgtgggctgtgcgcgggcatggcctgcacgcttgcgggtcatgctcgcgtaagtgtttgtgttcgcatacgaaacctaaaacgtgcagaattcgtttaatgattaaattcctaattctatttgataaattaattaaataagagttttattataattctaatttaattaattcgtatcctaataggattccaattctctttccatacccctataaatatgtggcctgggttcacaatttataacgagttattcaagtattcaaagtgagtttttgagagaaaaattcagtcacacatcttgctcaaaagtgccgaaaatttatagtaccttaggggcgattctagttggtcaatcttatggcggatccggacgtgctgtggactatctacggagggacgacacttggagtcctaaagaattgttcttgttcggttcgggcgcagctagggaaggcacgcaacaaagagtatgcatctaaactatgctaaatgattatgtgtaaataatatgtattcctggcttaatggttgtttccgcatgatttatgaattgtgatatgtatcataacctaacagtggtatcagagcctcttattattttcataatctaaattgcatgaacatggttaaatattacaaatttgtaagaattaaaaggggtgattaattttcgtaattgttaattaattgcaaattgcgtttatttaattatacgtacgcagtttttcggcagtttcttcgttactcatccaaatcgagtgatttttgtgtcaattctctcttttctaaaacaacattttaatataaaacgtagagaattatcaaggcattatcgcccgtgtgaaaacgtaacggcttattcagaattttgcagcggaaaacataaaactaactttaggtttataaataatcgattacaggtttatggtatccgaatcactagagaaaataaaaacaaccaaccaacgaaaataaggaaatataaatagttcgacaagtttaaagtcccaattaacaaacccaagtcaacttagcaaatcaaaactaaatacaagctctctattcccgatcccaatgatgcaacatcttcaaacctgcagatggacaatgcttattgatccttagagactgctcaccaaagattgggtcatcacaggatcaataaggcatagccatgatcaacatgcacaagcaaaagcacgcaatcagcaaagctgagtactacatactaaaacaataataatcctaacataattctattaaacgaacaatcctaacatgatgttaatgaaatataagtaagggcaaacgacacatattaatttgaataccacacttgactagactaagctagactggactagacttttataacaagagtattattttaattgaaataggcaatggactgagctgtctactagaaacttcttcttcttcactaaggaagacgaggtacgggcgcgactccgtaaaccccaatgacctgcgatatcgagggacttttaaataaaatagaaccggtgatcaatccggccccagaaaagccataggcgacccatgaccccaactcctgattgtccgtcactttagacgtgcacagtctaaagctattgctactcagcttcactttacatgacttaacttttaatacttggttatgactcatcaaacataaatattatattcaacaagtaaacacaacttcttttatctttgaattaaacaagtgatcacagagatgtcacacaagacttattccaattaattcaacctttcctttaatactgatcaacccctctatatgggtataaggtttcaacttactaaacaaggtcctcggcccttataaagtagtgaaaagctaaaagggaacaatgaaccatcgatctgaatcaatatgtataataatctaatgttcccaaccaacatgttcgcatcaatcatccataccaacatgctataattctcataacgaaatatatatgcttaacatgtccatccaacaatattaaacatgcactttcaacataacctagttcatcaacaatttcaacataaccaagttcctcaATCGTTTCAACATAACGAAGTTCATCAATCATTTcaatatggtttcaacaaatcacacacattccaagcacacaagtatgtacgtaccttgtgtaaacaaactgataggccactttaacgaattcaaaagtcacccacaaagaattctccgcctaaaataatcaagaaacgtacccaaatcaattcctaataatttacagcaacactaacgtattctaaacacatcctaaacatgtttagaacattccctaacatcgaaacttaattaattaacttcctagaatagtgattactacactaatgatcaccaattatcataagctccaataaagcatccctttttaaaattccagcaatataaaatagtttacAACTTcgccaaaccataattaatatgcttaaaatcataaaaacaataaccttAATAACTCACAAACATCataccatgattttaaaactattaaaaccttaaaaattcatgctttaataattaaaaatcattatttcaatgcaatcgcataatctgaaaattgaatttattatttaaacataatatataatctgaaaatataatttaatcataataacttataatttaaattcaataaacatgaattaaatcactaaactaatttaaaacctTAACTcacatattaatcaaccaaaactgaaattaattaatttacaatatcaatatcaaatctgaaaattataatttagctataa
This sequence is a window from Spinacia oleracea cultivar Varoflay chromosome 1, BTI_SOV_V1, whole genome shotgun sequence. Protein-coding genes within it:
- the LOC110804402 gene encoding probable aquaporin NIP-type, translating into MAKTNEIFEEELRVEECNGKSSSKIGSFCSSPYVVCIAQKLMAEAMGTYFIIFAGCGSVVVNNLYDDIVTFPGICVTWGLIVMVMVYSLGHISGAHFNPAVTLTFSIFRHFPYKEVPLYMIAQIFGSLLASGTLCVMFDVTPKAFFGTVPSGSNAQSFAMEIIISFLLMFVISGVATDSRAIGEMAGIAVGMTIVLNVFVAGPISGASMNPARSLGPAVMTQNFKGLWVYLIGPPIGTIAGGFAYNLIRFTDKPLKEIAIKSSTFLRNPSSIRK